The Armatimonadota bacterium genome window below encodes:
- the fbaA gene encoding class II fructose-bisphosphate aldolase yields the protein MPVPDAPTFHRMLDEAQKGNYALASINVTSSSTLNAALAAFAETKTDGIIQFSTGGSEFASGPIKSMSTGAIALAEYTHRVAADLPCYVALTTDHCVPDKVDKFVRPLIAESQRRVDAGQVPLFNGHMFDGSELSMVENMKTSVELLKLMGPMGIVLEVEAGLVGGEEDGIDNSSADHSKLYTTPEDMVMVYEHLHALGKFTLAATFGNVHGVYKPGNVKLDPMILKNGNDAIRAKYNAIADLVFHGGSGSELSDIHATLEYGVVKMNVDTDCQYHYSRPVVDHVMKNYDGLLRIDGEMGDKKVYDPRSYMKKAEAGMKARVIQAATELKSLGVTLYGK from the coding sequence ATGCCGGTACCAGACGCGCCAACATTTCACCGAATGCTCGACGAAGCTCAGAAGGGGAACTATGCATTGGCTTCCATCAATGTCACTTCTAGCTCCACGCTGAACGCCGCTCTGGCAGCGTTTGCCGAGACAAAGACGGACGGCATCATCCAGTTCAGCACTGGCGGTTCGGAGTTTGCGAGTGGTCCGATCAAGTCGATGTCGACAGGAGCAATCGCTCTTGCCGAGTACACCCACCGGGTGGCGGCGGACCTGCCTTGCTACGTCGCACTCACAACAGACCACTGCGTCCCAGATAAGGTCGACAAGTTCGTTCGTCCGCTGATCGCGGAGAGCCAGCGGCGGGTCGATGCGGGACAAGTACCGCTGTTCAACGGACACATGTTCGACGGTTCGGAACTTTCGATGGTCGAGAACATGAAGACTTCGGTTGAGCTCCTGAAGCTCATGGGTCCGATGGGAATCGTTCTAGAAGTTGAGGCTGGACTGGTTGGTGGAGAAGAGGACGGAATCGATAACTCGAGCGCCGACCACAGCAAGCTGTACACCACTCCAGAAGACATGGTGATGGTTTATGAGCACCTCCATGCGCTCGGCAAGTTCACGTTGGCGGCGACGTTTGGAAACGTCCATGGCGTCTATAAGCCAGGCAACGTCAAGCTCGATCCGATGATTCTCAAGAACGGAAACGACGCGATTCGGGCGAAGTACAACGCCATTGCTGACCTCGTTTTCCACGGCGGAAGCGGCTCGGAGCTTAGCGACATTCACGCCACTCTCGAATATGGGGTGGTCAAGATGAATGTTGATACCGACTGCCAATACCACTACTCACGTCCAGTGGTCGACCATGTGATGAAGAACTACGACGGCCTCCTGCGAATCGACGGTGAGATGGGTGACAAAAAGGTCTACGATCCGAGATCGTACATGAAGAAGGCCGAAGCGGGCATGAAAGCTCGGGTCATCCAAGCGGCAACGGAGCTCAAGAGCCTCGGCGTCACGCTGTATGGAAAGTAG
- a CDS encoding DUF5695 domain-containing protein gives MDDFDFGFEPTELSTSAISFNFLPSGRINSLWLNESNGPFSSDVQFVTGPVVMADETTDDYLPGTVLLGARTSPDEPWMVSRNSTATVRSEESNVEVDYDFPLLPELAVTGNFYESDEQPGVVIWDLVIKNKSRKSIEIGELGFPFAFLNTLDGFPLNDEGMNSLLTERMVLQHHIGGAGSYLAARRMCGDSPGLLVYPGIGTSWEFHHSAPMSLRVSPGWSGVPIVYVHSRATADREGWADWFYGHSSLVLEPKEEQRYQICFAPIMGRHGFEIPLALAEYKIPTFRLSQGAIAPIDTQNYIEIAGTRPAQFVPEADDAEIESESDEHGGIFAVSRRQSGPLRVLVEDMDGRESWCHLFFVRPLAELIEARAQWIFDNQLIRNGTFEHGILPADNKENAPELDCFQTPWGIVGSLADATFLVEKNIVYMDPEQVIAIDRYVEDFLLKVFHKPLQNTFASVCPPAAGAIAYDASRAQNYVHAIRLYEAVSRLARHAKLTRDEQGYMDLANGLIEGLLKFADREGLYSTALFGASDLINEPAWKELRDKYLEQYRLPFWVGRHFSLTTLDEVAAIADQTHAISATGSVEQLLLTHRSTAPNWWSYGTEARPLVDYELHPELSDYGAMYPSYTSTSLSHTLLSWLNRDYTRLDEPSLRLAFGGLMAPWAMVREDGAASMGFCPDMASSQRGLSTRTGDIGFALAEFIRRATVWVLPSAERGFITFGGNVEAYPREGKPCLRIVPWDGVGRRVVIRHMNVEITVEGAKIDSLELNADLRWMLITLDNPNEAVRREATIRIEGLWGTAFSCSDGAASMEGSALVIRLAVEGARLREIEVKPVQ, from the coding sequence GTGGACGATTTCGATTTCGGGTTCGAGCCGACGGAGCTCTCAACATCCGCGATCAGCTTCAATTTTCTTCCTTCCGGACGAATCAACAGCCTCTGGCTGAACGAATCTAATGGACCATTCTCATCCGATGTCCAGTTTGTCACCGGGCCTGTCGTCATGGCCGATGAAACGACGGATGATTACCTTCCTGGCACCGTGCTGCTGGGGGCCCGAACCAGCCCGGACGAACCTTGGATGGTGAGCCGAAACTCCACTGCAACCGTTAGAAGCGAAGAGAGCAATGTCGAAGTCGACTACGACTTCCCCCTGCTTCCCGAACTCGCCGTTACCGGCAATTTTTATGAATCCGACGAACAGCCGGGAGTTGTGATTTGGGATCTCGTCATCAAGAATAAGAGTCGGAAGAGCATCGAAATCGGGGAACTGGGCTTCCCATTCGCCTTCCTCAACACCCTGGACGGCTTTCCGCTGAACGACGAGGGCATGAACTCGCTACTCACCGAGAGAATGGTGCTCCAGCACCATATCGGCGGAGCTGGTAGCTATCTCGCCGCTCGTCGCATGTGCGGAGATTCGCCAGGCCTGCTGGTTTATCCTGGTATCGGAACGTCTTGGGAGTTCCATCATTCCGCTCCGATGTCGCTTCGGGTGAGCCCGGGCTGGTCGGGTGTGCCAATCGTTTATGTCCACAGTCGAGCCACGGCGGATCGCGAGGGTTGGGCCGATTGGTTCTATGGGCATAGTAGCCTTGTGTTGGAACCCAAAGAGGAGCAGCGTTACCAGATCTGCTTTGCCCCGATCATGGGTCGGCACGGATTCGAAATTCCTCTCGCGTTGGCGGAGTACAAGATTCCGACATTCCGACTGAGCCAAGGCGCGATCGCCCCGATTGATACCCAGAACTACATCGAGATCGCTGGCACTCGCCCTGCACAATTTGTTCCTGAGGCAGACGATGCAGAAATTGAGTCGGAGAGCGATGAGCACGGAGGAATTTTCGCGGTGTCTCGCCGACAGTCGGGTCCTCTTCGGGTTCTCGTAGAGGACATGGATGGTCGCGAATCCTGGTGCCATCTCTTCTTTGTCCGGCCGTTGGCCGAGTTGATTGAGGCACGAGCGCAGTGGATTTTTGATAACCAGTTGATCCGGAACGGTACGTTCGAGCATGGCATTTTGCCCGCGGACAACAAGGAAAATGCCCCAGAACTTGACTGCTTCCAAACCCCCTGGGGGATCGTTGGCTCACTCGCTGATGCGACCTTCTTGGTCGAGAAGAACATTGTCTACATGGATCCCGAACAAGTCATCGCGATCGACCGATATGTAGAAGATTTCTTGCTCAAAGTTTTCCATAAACCTTTGCAGAATACGTTTGCCTCGGTTTGCCCGCCAGCCGCGGGAGCCATTGCCTACGACGCCTCTCGGGCGCAAAATTACGTCCATGCAATCCGGTTGTATGAAGCGGTTTCTCGGCTTGCGCGCCACGCGAAGCTGACCCGAGACGAGCAAGGCTACATGGATCTTGCCAACGGCCTGATCGAGGGCTTGCTCAAGTTCGCAGATCGTGAGGGGCTATACTCCACGGCTCTGTTCGGTGCTTCCGATCTGATTAATGAGCCGGCTTGGAAGGAACTCCGGGATAAGTATTTGGAGCAGTACCGCTTGCCATTCTGGGTTGGTCGACACTTCTCGCTAACGACTTTAGACGAAGTCGCCGCGATCGCTGATCAGACTCACGCCATTTCCGCGACAGGCTCTGTGGAGCAGCTTTTGCTTACTCACCGATCAACCGCGCCGAACTGGTGGTCCTACGGAACGGAAGCGCGTCCTTTGGTTGATTATGAGCTGCACCCCGAGCTCAGCGACTATGGCGCGATGTACCCTTCATACACCTCAACATCCCTCTCTCACACCTTGCTTAGCTGGCTGAACCGTGACTACACGCGCCTGGATGAGCCATCTTTGAGGCTCGCTTTTGGTGGTCTGATGGCACCCTGGGCCATGGTTCGGGAGGATGGAGCCGCAAGCATGGGCTTCTGCCCTGATATGGCGTCCTCGCAGCGCGGGCTTTCGACGAGGACGGGCGACATCGGGTTCGCGTTGGCCGAATTCATTCGACGTGCAACGGTCTGGGTCCTGCCTTCGGCAGAACGAGGTTTTATCACATTCGGGGGGAACGTCGAAGCGTATCCCCGCGAGGGTAAACCCTGTCTTCGAATCGTTCCTTGGGATGGTGTCGGGCGCCGAGTAGTGATTCGACACATGAACGTTGAAATCACCGTTGAAGGAGCCAAAATAGACTCCCTCGAACTCAACGCCGACCTGCGATGGATGCTGATTACTCTCGACAATCCGAACGAAGCGGTACGGCGAGAAGCCACGATCCGGATAGAGGGCCTATGGGGCACAGCGTTTAGTTGCTCAGATGGAGCAGCTTCAATGGAGGGATCCGCCCTTGTGATCAGGCTGGCCGTTGAAGGTGCTCGGCTCCGAGAGATTGAAGTGAAACCTGTACAGTAA
- a CDS encoding type II toxin-antitoxin system Phd/YefM family antitoxin, with the protein MKPMTYSQFRENMKKSMDMVCESREPLTVTRRDADPVVVMSLEEYSSIMETFYLMRSPKNAEHLLAAKARLEAGEGLVVDLDL; encoded by the coding sequence ATGAAGCCGATGACCTACTCTCAGTTTAGAGAGAACATGAAGAAGTCGATGGACATGGTCTGCGAAAGCCGAGAGCCTCTGACTGTTACCCGTCGCGACGCGGACCCTGTGGTCGTGATGTCGCTAGAAGAGTATTCGTCGATCATGGAGACGTTCTATTTGATGCGCTCCCCGAAGAACGCAGAACACCTACTTGCGGCGAAAGCAAGACTGGAAGCTGGGGAAGGCTTAGTGGTTGATCTCGATCTATGA
- the rpsQ gene encoding 30S ribosomal protein S17 produces the protein MADAQEPRNRRKTRQGIVVSNKMELTVVVKVERRVQHPLYGKVVIRTEKFKAHDLHNCDEGDRVEIMETRPISKDKRWRVTQILEKVK, from the coding sequence ATGGCAGACGCTCAAGAACCACGCAATCGTCGTAAAACCCGACAAGGAATCGTTGTTTCCAACAAGATGGAACTGACGGTTGTTGTTAAGGTTGAGCGACGCGTCCAGCACCCGCTGTACGGAAAGGTTGTTATCCGAACTGAAAAGTTCAAGGCACACGACCTGCACAATTGCGACGAAGGCGACCGCGTTGAGATCATGGAGACCCGCCCAATATCGAAAGATAAGCGATGGCGAGTCACCCAGATTCTTGAAAAGGTCAAATAA
- the rplP gene encoding 50S ribosomal protein L16 produces MLLPKRVKEGRRKMFRGRMKGKATQGNHIDFGDYAIVALEPAWVTSRQIESARIAMTRHVKRGGKVWIRIFPQKSYTKKPLETRMGKGKAGVEGWVAVVKPGRVLFEMDGVSVELAREAMRLAIYKMPMRCKFYTKAELEAEQAALEAGYQEKAAAKREAAAQ; encoded by the coding sequence ATGCTATTGCCAAAACGAGTTAAAGAAGGCCGACGGAAAATGTTCCGTGGTCGAATGAAAGGGAAGGCAACCCAGGGTAACCATATCGACTTTGGCGACTACGCCATCGTCGCATTGGAGCCAGCATGGGTTACCAGCCGGCAGATCGAGTCCGCTCGTATCGCCATGACCCGACACGTCAAACGAGGTGGTAAGGTCTGGATCCGGATCTTCCCACAAAAGTCGTACACCAAGAAGCCACTTGAAACCCGTATGGGTAAGGGTAAGGCGGGCGTCGAAGGCTGGGTAGCAGTCGTCAAGCCAGGCCGAGTGCTGTTCGAGATGGACGGCGTTTCGGTCGAACTGGCCCGAGAAGCTATGCGACTTGCCATCTACAAGATGCCAATGCGCTGTAAGTTCTACACCAAGGCCGAACTGGAAGCCGAGCAAGCTGCGCTTGAAGCTGGTTACCAAGAGAAAGCCGCCGCAAAGCGGGAGGCTGCTGCACAATGA
- the rplE gene encoding 50S ribosomal protein L5: MAKKKEEPKVNAPSGALPTPRLRAKYKTEVMPKLQEQFKYKSSMQIPKLDKIVINMGTGSTDKDSKHIENSIRDLTLIAGQKPITTHAKKAISNFKLREGMKVGCKVTLRGDQMYNFFDRLATVVLPRIRDFQGLSAKSFDGRGNYAIGLKEQLVFPEIPYDTFDRIRGMDIVFCTTAKTDEEAHVFLKAMGLPIREK; the protein is encoded by the coding sequence ATGGCTAAGAAGAAAGAAGAACCAAAAGTGAATGCACCAAGCGGCGCACTCCCTACACCTCGCCTGCGCGCGAAGTATAAGACCGAAGTGATGCCGAAGCTGCAGGAGCAGTTCAAGTACAAGTCCTCGATGCAGATCCCTAAGTTGGACAAGATCGTCATCAACATGGGCACCGGCTCGACCGACAAGGACAGCAAGCACATCGAGAACTCGATTCGAGACCTTACCCTCATTGCTGGTCAGAAGCCAATCACCACCCACGCTAAGAAAGCAATCTCGAACTTTAAGCTCCGAGAAGGCATGAAGGTCGGCTGTAAGGTCACCCTGCGCGGCGACCAGATGTATAACTTCTTCGACCGACTCGCCACTGTCGTTCTTCCTCGAATTCGAGACTTCCAGGGTCTCTCTGCCAAGTCGTTTGACGGACGCGGAAACTACGCGATTGGTCTTAAAGAACAGCTCGTTTTTCCTGAGATCCCTTACGACACGTTCGACCGAATCCGAGGAATGGACATTGTGTTCTGCACAACCGCCAAGACCGACGAGGAAGCGCATGTGTTCCTGAAGGCCATGGGTCTTCCGATTCGCGAGAAGTAA
- the rpmC gene encoding 50S ribosomal protein L29 — protein sequence MKSLKAKELRDKSVADLQTMVNDEQAALYKARRDIVFRQLTDTASVKVRRHNIARILTVIGEKQRGNA from the coding sequence ATGAAAAGCTTGAAAGCAAAAGAGTTAAGAGACAAATCAGTTGCTGATCTGCAAACGATGGTCAACGACGAGCAAGCTGCCCTTTATAAGGCACGACGCGACATCGTTTTCCGCCAGCTCACAGATACAGCAAGCGTGAAGGTTCGACGACACAACATCGCGCGAATCCTCACCGTGATCGGCGAAAAGCAAAGAGGTAACGCTTAA
- a CDS encoding Txe/YoeB family addiction module toxin: MRQLIFDPVAWEHYLEWQRVDKKMTNQINMLILECMRSPFVGRGQPEQLRHELSGLWSRRINIEHRLVYRVTENAIEIASCRYHY, encoded by the coding sequence ATGAGGCAACTCATCTTCGACCCGGTTGCCTGGGAGCACTACCTTGAGTGGCAGCGAGTCGACAAAAAGATGACTAATCAGATCAATATGCTCATTCTTGAATGCATGCGATCGCCTTTCGTTGGGAGAGGTCAACCAGAGCAACTCCGCCATGAGTTGAGCGGACTCTGGTCTCGTCGAATAAACATCGAACATCGGCTGGTGTACCGTGTGACAGAAAATGCGATTGAGATTGCGAGCTGTCGCTACCACTACTAA
- the rpsC gene encoding 30S ribosomal protein S3 gives MGQKIHPVGFRIGVIRGHDSHWFYKKQGYAAAVKMDHEIRLVVKGRVGLGNVSRVEIERAANRLKVNIFTARPGAIIGRGGKGIDELTDILNRMVREFDGTLGVQVNVTEVRQPELDAQIVAENICAQLEKRISHRRAMRQAMTRVVRLNGRGIKIQVSGRLGGSEIARSEKDKTGKVPLHTLRADIDYGFAEAHTVYGIVGCKVWIYKGEVLPEKRLRELDAIMQTQQENRRKEREDRAPKKAFAATKTEDAPAAEVATPVTEGEQA, from the coding sequence ATGGGACAGAAAATTCATCCAGTAGGCTTTCGAATTGGCGTCATCCGAGGCCATGATAGCCACTGGTTCTACAAGAAGCAAGGCTACGCCGCAGCCGTAAAGATGGATCACGAAATACGACTTGTCGTTAAGGGCCGCGTTGGACTTGGAAACGTTAGCCGCGTCGAAATCGAGCGAGCCGCAAACCGCCTGAAGGTCAACATCTTCACGGCGCGACCGGGCGCAATCATCGGACGAGGCGGAAAGGGTATCGACGAGCTGACCGACATTCTTAATCGAATGGTCCGCGAGTTCGACGGAACCCTCGGCGTTCAAGTCAACGTCACCGAAGTGCGACAGCCAGAGCTCGACGCGCAAATCGTCGCCGAGAACATCTGTGCTCAGCTCGAAAAGCGAATCAGCCACCGACGGGCCATGCGACAAGCCATGACTCGCGTTGTTCGATTGAACGGACGAGGCATCAAGATCCAGGTTTCTGGACGACTTGGTGGTTCGGAAATCGCTCGAAGTGAAAAGGATAAGACCGGTAAGGTTCCTCTCCACACCCTGCGAGCCGACATCGACTACGGATTCGCCGAAGCTCACACCGTCTACGGAATCGTTGGCTGCAAAGTCTGGATTTACAAGGGCGAGGTTCTTCCTGAGAAGCGACTTCGAGAGCTTGACGCCATTATGCAAACTCAGCAAGAGAACCGACGAAAGGAGCGAGAAGATCGCGCACCTAAGAAGGCTTTTGCTGCAACCAAGACTGAGGATGCTCCTGCAGCCGAAGTCGCTACTCCTGTAACAGAAGGAGAACAAGCCTAA
- the rplX gene encoding 50S ribosomal protein L24, translating into MPTKADLKRLANPVKLKVRRGDKVMIIAGKDKGKKGFIAAVSPKENKVIVLAENPENAEQPLPLNAVIKHRKAKQQGERSARIQLPAPLNVSNVMLLDPKTGEPTRVGRRKEGDKLVRYAKKSGTTIKNAD; encoded by the coding sequence ATGCCGACAAAAGCTGATCTTAAAAGACTCGCAAACCCCGTCAAGCTCAAGGTTCGACGCGGAGACAAGGTGATGATCATCGCCGGAAAGGACAAAGGCAAGAAGGGCTTCATCGCCGCCGTGTCCCCGAAGGAGAACAAGGTCATCGTTCTGGCTGAGAACCCAGAGAACGCCGAGCAGCCACTGCCGTTGAACGCAGTGATTAAGCACCGCAAGGCAAAGCAGCAAGGCGAGCGAAGCGCTCGAATCCAGCTCCCAGCCCCTCTCAACGTCTCGAACGTCATGCTCCTCGACCCGAAGACCGGCGAACCAACTCGAGTTGGACGACGGAAAGAAGGCGACAAGCTCGTTCGTTACGCTAAGAAGAGCGGAACGACGATCAAAAACGCAGACTGA
- a CDS encoding aspartate-semialdehyde dehydrogenase, producing MPSHIAIVGATGAVGAEFLNLFQTRKFPVDSLKLLASARSAGKKLKFGTQEIAIEEATTDSFSGVDVAFFSAGATRSKELIPAALAAGALVIDNSSAFRMDPEVPLVVPEVNSSEMLPTSRLISVPNCTAILLCVAINSLRTLGKMERLIVSTYQSASGGGAAMMHQLEQETRALLADEELPASKLNHRYAFNLFSHNTAIGEDGYNEEESKVIEETRKILGMPSLKINVTCVRVPVLRAHTETVTIEFDGPAPSVEAARSALSNAPGVRLVDDRQKNIFPTPLDASGRGDVLVGRVRQDLSNPNALSLMLSGDQLLKGAALNAVQIAELALSLK from the coding sequence GTGCCAAGCCACATTGCGATAGTCGGAGCGACGGGTGCCGTCGGGGCCGAATTTTTGAACTTGTTCCAAACTCGAAAGTTTCCTGTCGACTCGTTGAAGTTGCTGGCATCGGCCCGCTCGGCTGGAAAAAAACTGAAATTTGGGACTCAAGAAATCGCGATTGAAGAAGCGACTACAGACTCCTTTAGCGGAGTTGACGTTGCCTTCTTCTCCGCTGGAGCGACACGGTCCAAAGAACTGATCCCCGCCGCTCTAGCCGCAGGCGCCCTTGTCATTGACAATTCAAGCGCATTCCGAATGGATCCCGAAGTTCCCCTGGTGGTCCCCGAGGTGAACTCCTCGGAAATGCTCCCGACAAGTCGCCTGATCAGTGTCCCCAACTGCACCGCAATTCTGCTCTGTGTTGCCATCAACTCCCTCCGCACTCTGGGAAAGATGGAGAGGCTGATCGTAAGCACTTACCAAAGCGCAAGCGGAGGCGGTGCGGCAATGATGCACCAACTTGAGCAAGAAACCCGTGCGCTCTTGGCGGATGAAGAGCTCCCGGCCAGCAAGCTAAACCACCGCTACGCTTTCAATCTATTTAGCCATAACACCGCAATCGGAGAAGACGGCTACAACGAGGAGGAGTCAAAAGTGATCGAGGAGACTCGAAAGATTCTGGGAATGCCGTCGCTCAAAATCAACGTGACGTGCGTTCGCGTGCCTGTCCTTCGGGCGCACACCGAAACTGTCACGATCGAGTTTGATGGTCCCGCTCCGTCGGTCGAAGCCGCGAGATCTGCATTATCGAACGCACCTGGAGTTCGACTGGTGGATGATCGCCAAAAAAATATCTTTCCGACTCCTTTGGATGCCAGCGGTCGAGGTGACGTCTTGGTGGGACGAGTGCGACAAGATTTGTCGAATCCAAATGCCCTCTCGCTCATGCTCTCCGGTGACCAGCTCCTGAAAGGTGCCGCGTTGAACGCGGTTCAGATCGCCGAGCTTGCCCTTAGCTTGAAGTAG
- the rplV gene encoding 50S ribosomal protein L22 has protein sequence MEVRATAKYLRVQPRKVRIIADEIRGMDATMAAHKLRYHTSKSAKLLRKVLINAMANAVENNQLSPETLRIATIEVNEGPRIKRIQARAMGRANRIVKKTSHITVVVEDAEPKVAVKPHGTKAKPRPKFAAPAAPKAKKAEKVEEVVAEEVVEETMAEAPVENVAVADAPEGEGN, from the coding sequence ATGGAAGTACGCGCAACCGCTAAATATCTCCGCGTGCAGCCACGAAAGGTTCGCATCATCGCCGACGAAATCCGAGGGATGGACGCAACGATGGCAGCTCACAAGCTCCGCTATCACACCAGCAAGAGTGCAAAGCTGCTCCGAAAGGTTTTGATCAACGCTATGGCAAACGCAGTCGAGAACAATCAGCTCTCGCCTGAGACCCTGCGAATCGCAACCATCGAAGTGAACGAAGGACCTCGCATCAAGCGAATCCAAGCTCGCGCTATGGGCCGCGCTAACCGCATCGTGAAGAAGACCAGCCACATCACCGTGGTTGTGGAAGACGCAGAACCGAAGGTCGCTGTCAAGCCACATGGAACCAAGGCTAAGCCGCGACCTAAGTTCGCTGCACCTGCCGCTCCGAAGGCAAAGAAGGCCGAAAAGGTCGAAGAAGTTGTTGCTGAAGAGGTCGTCGAAGAGACGATGGCCGAGGCACCAGTCGAAAACGTAGCCGTCGCTGACGCGCCGGAAGGAGAAGGAAACTAA
- a CDS encoding VanZ family protein, whose translation MKRLIPLLALLPLVVSIDQSRYFVYPCLLLLALLSLRLGLAMSSRREVMYVPMLLFLVSPAALMWALSERREGRDVWPPLVAIELGLSALGTLWLLNSGRISNRHVPFMLAAVLLWCLSFVSGSSGGADHMLPYYSVFGLSAEQTLTLILWSRKLVHVVFYSTMANLWYAYFIRTNYVDWTASDRHDQKDRDQQTLPQDERRPAVQVALELTAIVAICDEWRQNMMPNREGSYRDVLLDLGAATIWLWWRYLRTNSAKQEAPSSDSQT comes from the coding sequence ATGAAGCGACTTATTCCCTTGCTCGCCTTATTGCCGCTCGTCGTTTCAATTGATCAGTCACGCTATTTCGTCTATCCGTGTCTCTTGCTTCTGGCGTTACTTTCACTGCGATTGGGCCTAGCAATGTCTTCCCGTAGAGAGGTCATGTACGTACCGATGCTGCTATTCCTGGTATCGCCTGCCGCACTCATGTGGGCTCTGAGTGAGCGGCGTGAGGGCCGAGACGTTTGGCCTCCGCTCGTAGCCATCGAGCTTGGACTAAGCGCACTGGGAACACTCTGGCTCCTGAACTCGGGCCGGATCAGCAATCGCCACGTCCCCTTTATGCTGGCAGCCGTGCTCTTGTGGTGCCTTTCCTTTGTGAGCGGTTCCTCGGGAGGCGCGGACCACATGCTCCCCTACTATTCCGTATTCGGCTTGAGTGCGGAGCAAACCTTAACTCTGATTCTCTGGAGTCGCAAACTCGTCCATGTCGTCTTCTACTCGACTATGGCAAACCTGTGGTATGCCTACTTTATTCGAACTAACTACGTCGACTGGACTGCCTCAGACAGGCATGATCAAAAAGATCGCGACCAACAAACGTTGCCCCAAGACGAGCGAAGGCCAGCGGTGCAAGTAGCGCTCGAACTCACCGCAATCGTAGCAATCTGCGATGAATGGCGACAGAACATGATGCCGAACCGAGAAGGATCGTATCGAGATGTACTGCTCGACCTTGGTGCAGCCACAATATGGCTCTGGTGGCGTTATCTCAGAACGAATTCAGCCAAGCAAGAAGCTCCAAGTTCTGACTCTCAAACATAA
- the rplN gene encoding 50S ribosomal protein L14, with translation MIQQFTRLKVADNSGARDVMCIRVLKGSQPRYGGIGDVIVCAVKAATPNMPVKKGDVVRAVIVRTKKPVRRADGSTLRFDENACVVINPNNGEPRGTRIFGPVARELRDANYMKIVSLAPEVL, from the coding sequence ATGATCCAACAATTTACAAGACTCAAGGTTGCCGATAACAGCGGCGCACGAGACGTCATGTGTATTCGCGTCCTGAAGGGTTCACAGCCCCGATACGGCGGAATCGGTGACGTGATCGTCTGCGCAGTTAAGGCTGCCACCCCGAACATGCCGGTCAAGAAGGGCGACGTCGTCCGAGCCGTCATCGTTCGAACCAAGAAGCCCGTTCGACGAGCTGATGGTTCAACTCTGCGATTTGATGAGAACGCCTGCGTTGTCATCAACCCGAACAACGGTGAGCCACGGGGCACCCGTATCTTTGGCCCAGTTGCTCGCGAACTTCGCGACGCCAACTACATGAAGATCGTCTCGCTCGCTCCGGAGGTGCTGTAA
- a CDS encoding carbon-nitrogen hydrolase family protein: MTVRVASVQMDVAFNNPSENIARVVEQINSLSESGVQLAVFPECVLTGYCVSTREEAVQIGMELSSLAPIQRAAAEAKMVVVVGFAEKGLHNTAALFDSDREAVYYRKTHLPELGYDNFVCPGDALDVFDTSVGRIGVLICFDVRHPEAARTLGLKGADIIAIPTNWPTGADISADNLCIARAVENKVFVMTANRIGTENGYSFIGKSKLIAPGGQLLDQAVGNDAKVLVADFDLDLARNKRNITVPGKHETTILESRRPELYGQIIAPK, translated from the coding sequence ATGACCGTTCGCGTCGCCAGCGTCCAGATGGACGTCGCTTTCAACAATCCGAGCGAAAACATCGCTCGGGTTGTTGAGCAAATTAATTCTCTTTCCGAAAGTGGTGTGCAGCTCGCGGTTTTTCCCGAATGTGTTCTCACGGGGTATTGCGTTTCCACTCGAGAGGAAGCCGTGCAGATCGGGATGGAGTTGAGCTCGCTGGCCCCGATTCAGCGCGCTGCAGCCGAAGCAAAGATGGTCGTCGTCGTCGGCTTTGCCGAGAAGGGACTTCATAATACCGCCGCGCTTTTCGATTCTGACCGAGAAGCCGTTTACTACCGAAAGACTCACTTGCCCGAGCTTGGTTACGACAACTTTGTTTGCCCCGGCGATGCTTTGGATGTCTTTGACACGAGCGTTGGTAGAATCGGAGTTCTGATCTGTTTCGACGTTCGTCATCCTGAGGCCGCGCGAACACTTGGGCTCAAGGGAGCCGACATCATCGCAATTCCCACCAACTGGCCCACCGGTGCCGATATCTCAGCCGACAACTTGTGTATCGCTCGCGCAGTAGAGAACAAAGTCTTCGTGATGACTGCCAACCGCATCGGTACAGAGAACGGTTACTCGTTCATCGGCAAGAGTAAGCTGATCGCTCCGGGCGGACAATTGCTTGATCAAGCCGTGGGAAATGACGCGAAAGTCTTAGTTGCTGACTTCGATCTTGATCTGGCCAGGAACAAGCGAAACATCACTGTTCCTGGCAAGCACGAGACGACGATCTTGGAATCCCGTCGCCCCGAACTTTACGGGCAGATTATCGCTCCGAAGTAG